Below is a window of Arthrobacter sp. ERGS1:01 DNA.
TCCTTTGGCTCCTGGGAGCAGCGCTGTGGCCGGCAATCGGACGTCGTCGAGCTCTATGTCGCATTGGATCGATGCCCGCATGGACAACTTGGGTTCGATTGCCGTTGCCCGGAAGCCGGTGGTGTTCGTCGGCACTACAAAGCCACGGATACCTTCACCGGTCCCGGCCCAGATGATGGCAACGTCGGCAATGCTCGCCAACCCTATCCATCGCTTGGACCCGTTGAGGATCCAGTCGGCATCGGGGCCTGGGCCGGCGCGGTGTGCGAAGGTCGCCATGGAAGATGGGTCTGACCCTGCGGTAGGCTCGGTCAGCCCAAAGCAACCGATGACCTGGCCCGACGCCATTCGTGGCAGCCACTGCTGCTTTTGAACTTCTGACCCGTGCTTGTGGATGGCCGTCATAGCCAAGGATCCTTGAACGCTCACAAAAGTACGGATGCCGGAGTCGCCGGCCTCGAGCTCCAAGGCGGCCAGCCCGTAGTCGACGGCCGTGCGACCGGGACACCCGTAGCCTCCCAGGTGCATGCCCAGCAATCCAAGTCCGCCGAGTTCCCTGACGATTTCCGTGGGAAAGACTCCCCGCTCATACCAGGCGGCAATGTTCGGTTTGATCCTGTCCTCAACAAATGTGCGGACTCCCTGGCGCAATGAAACCTCCGAT
It encodes the following:
- a CDS encoding acyl-CoA dehydrogenase family protein, encoding MSDSADLLDIDGLLTPSEVSLRQGVRTFVEDRIKPNIAAWYERGVFPTEIVRELGGLGLLGMHLGGYGCPGRTAVDYGLAALELEAGDSGIRTFVSVQGSLAMTAIHKHGSEVQKQQWLPRMASGQVIGCFGLTEPTAGSDPSSMATFAHRAGPGPDADWILNGSKRWIGLASIADVAIIWAGTGEGIRGFVVPTNTTGFRATAIEPKLSMRASIQCDIELDDVRLPATALLPGAKGLSGPFECLNEARYGIIWGAMGAARDSYLEALSYSQERLQFGRPLAGYQLTQEKLVNMALEINKGMLLALQIGRLKEAGKLQPHQISMGKLNNCREAIKVCRDARAILGGNGITLDHSPMRHANNLESVRTYEGTDEIHTLIIGQHITGEPAFR